The Larimichthys crocea isolate SSNF chromosome I, L_crocea_2.0, whole genome shotgun sequence genomic interval TGGAAGGGAACTAGCAAACTTGAGCTAATCATGATGTACTGGGAGAAGAGGCGATGGGTGGGTGGGGTGTGAGAAATGTCGGGCGTGTCTGTTggggaaggaagaagaagaagaagaagaagggggcaCTGGATCACAGCTCCACAGGTGGCTCTCTGAATAGGCCAGGTCACAGGTGATGAACGACGGTGTTCAATCATGTTAACGCTCAGACGGGTTCAGCTGAGTGATCACATGATGTAGACTTTCTCAGCCTGAGAGAAGTTGAAGACTTCTTTGGTTCTGGGACACACCACTTTGTCATCTTGGCGGATGGACAGAAGAGACTGAAAAAGACAACgaacataataaaaacatagttttatAATGGGGCCATTCCTAAAAACAGCTCCGGCTCATAGTCGTACTCACATTGTACCCATAGACGTATCCATTAGGAAGCATCATTGGAGggttgttttcattcatgacCTCCCCAGAGATCTTACAGACTAGTCTGGAGTTGGCGCAGTGGGCCATGGGTAGTGGCTGGGCCAACTTGTTGAGGGATTTACTGCACACCGGGCAGTCTGGGTTCTTAGAGGTACCGTCCTCCTTGTAGCACTGACTGGAATGGGGCATGGAGGTTAAGGACCAAAATGTCTCATTGTGCGATGTTCTGGTAAAACAATCCACACAACTTTCAGTAGACgacaagacaaagagaagaaatagaGGACAAAGTGATCAACATTTAAAAGACTAAAGCACATTTCTACCGCATGCTACGGCTTGACTCGACTCTGATGTGGTTTTCCATCTATTGGTTTCAAGTGAGCTGAGCGGATATTAAATGTTGAcgtgaaaacacagcagactgcTGAGAAATCGTGCAACATCTCTGGCACAAGGCCAGCATTTTTAGATAGCCAAGCTAAAGTTAAGCTCCCTTTATTCCCTCACAAAGTGCAGAGCCACCCTCTCATATCCTCTGCTCGAGTCAATAAATACCCAATCAGTTGCTTTTGAACGGAGAAACAACCAAACTGCTTCACATTCggtttgaaatgtcactgaaactgaggtggagttcatggactTAACGATAAAACTGTGTccttgtttggtttattttgtgtctgCGGCTCCTACGACCGTCTGGCAACATAGatagtgaaagagagagggaacacTGGCAGCAAGTAAGCCGGTGAATTAGAGAAATAAAGTGTTATGAGCAGCTACTATCCAAAGCCAGCGGAGTAGACTCCAGTCGAGCCgtactcatacacacatacacattatcCAGAGATCCTGAACTTAAAGTTAATTGGAGGTAAAGTCTGGTAGGATACGGTGTCTTGATGGCAGACAGACCAGCCTGTAGGGTGATAGTGAAGACAGAGTTGTTTCCCAGTTGGTGTAGTCTGTAGTTGTCATATCGAAACTGCTGGATCAGCATCTTCCAGCGGGCTGGATCCAAAAGATCCTGATGGGACgggaagaaagagacagaattCAGACCAGTGACACAACTCTACAACAATagaatattttttactttacacacaGTATTCTCCAAACTATGATGTGGTCACAGCTCCCTCACACACTGCCATCATTTGACATCTGCAGCTACAGAAACATCAGGGTAGCCTGAGGTGTCAGACTGGAGGCTGATCAGTCTGCAGGGGAAACTACAAAGGCTTCTTAGGAGTGTAATTATTTAGGTTAGTGAGTGGATAATTAATGAGACCTACAAACATGTTGGCAGAGATCCTCAGTGCTGATTCTGGCACACGATGCTGTGCTGGCAGGagaagctgaatgttttttttttttttagatgaacaATCGTGGCGTCGTGGGACAGAGCGCCGTCTctcagaggaggaagtggaaattaaaaacaacaacactgctcCTGAAAGCAGCTCCAGAGGGGACGCTTAAAGAGGCACGAGAGGGAATTCAGTTTGAGAGGACAGCTGAGGCCCTCTAGTGGCCGGCGTGCCGCTGTAGCACTTCTCTGATGAATCTACCGAGAAGAAGCTTTAAGTTGTAGAGCTGCAATGATTGCTTGATCATCTTTTAGTCATGTTCTGATTTCTCTGTGACAGTGAGCTGAAGCTCTTTGGGCTCCGGGAAACATTTATTCctaatttctgacattttaccaaccaaacaaacaacgaTTGTGATTATAAATGAAAATCAGTTCATTGAAAGCAGGCGATGTTTAGGTGAACTGTACATGTACAACAGGCTGTTGGCTTTACCTTGTATGGGGAGATATGTGTATCTGATGGGAAGGCCAGCATGCCCATCACCTGCCGAACCTCGTCCAACTGTCCACCTTCTGCTTGGCTGAAGTGCTTCCTTGCATGTCTGGCATACGCAGAGACACACGAACAGGATCAGTGGGTGACAAACACGTTTAAGTGGCTTTGGTTGCAGTTGACGTGTGACAATGTTTCTGTTGTcctgatatttttaaaatcactcCGGTCTGAATGTCAAGTGACAGCAGAACCCAGCGATGAAGACGTAACGAGCAGCCATGTGCTGTCCGCTggttattttctattttacacACCGAGCGACAACAGAGCAGGctgtaaactttacaaaccGACTCTGGACTCAGGAGGAGAGGCGCTCGGTTGTGTGAGGGGATTTTATAACTGAACTATGAGCAGGACGCACACTTAACCTTCTCTCActgatg includes:
- the maea gene encoding E3 ubiquitin-protein transferase MAEA isoform X2 — protein: MVVAELEKTLSSFPVVDSVVSLLDGVVEKLSALKRKAAESIQAEDESAKLCKRRIEHLKEHSSDQPASVNLWKKKRMDRMMVEHLLRCGYYNTAVKLARQSGIEDLVNIEMFLTAKEVEESLERQETATCLAWCHDNKSRLRKMKSCLEFSLRIQEFIELIRQNKRMDAVRHARKHFSQAEGGQLDEVRQVMGMLAFPSDTHISPYKDLLDPARWKMLIQQFRYDNYRLHQLGNNSVFTITLQAGLSAIKTPQCYKEDGTSKNPDCPVCSKSLNKLAQPLPMAHCANSRLVCKISGEVMNENNPPMMLPNGYVYGYNSLLSIRQDDKVVCPRTKEVFNFSQAEKVYIM